Proteins from one Leptospira meyeri genomic window:
- a CDS encoding alpha/beta hydrolase produces the protein MLDNENDLESLGPLQVRRVKGDSDAPTVVLFHGYGASAFDLYPIHEVLVTDQKFNWVFPHGHLSVPLMPGYSGRAWFPIDMAALEEAIRKNDFRNFADKDPEGMDVAREAAYLMLDALGVPWDQLILGGFSQGAMLATDLTLRKEEVSKGLMILSGALVNESLWKELAPKKSILRFFQSHGEFDPILGYANAKKLEKLLRNSGLLGEFIAFNGGHEIPAPVIQGISRYLNSLS, from the coding sequence ATGTTAGATAATGAAAACGATTTAGAATCCCTCGGACCTTTACAAGTCCGTCGAGTTAAGGGAGATTCAGATGCACCAACGGTAGTCTTGTTTCACGGTTATGGTGCCAGTGCCTTCGATTTATATCCCATCCATGAAGTGTTAGTGACTGACCAAAAATTCAATTGGGTTTTCCCACATGGGCATTTGAGTGTACCTCTTATGCCAGGTTATTCAGGCCGAGCTTGGTTCCCAATTGATATGGCCGCTTTGGAAGAAGCAATTCGTAAAAATGATTTTAGAAATTTTGCCGACAAAGATCCAGAAGGAATGGATGTTGCTAGAGAAGCCGCTTATTTAATGTTAGATGCTCTTGGTGTTCCGTGGGATCAATTAATCCTTGGCGGGTTTTCCCAAGGTGCTATGCTTGCAACAGATTTAACACTTCGAAAAGAAGAAGTCTCCAAAGGACTTATGATCCTTTCAGGTGCACTTGTAAATGAATCACTTTGGAAAGAATTGGCTCCAAAAAAATCAATTTTACGTTTTTTCCAATCTCATGGAGAATTTGATCCTATTCTTGGTTATGCGAATGCAAAAAAACTAGAAAAGTTGCTTCGTAATTCAGGTCTCCTTGGAGAATTCATTGCTTTTAATGGGGGACATGAAATCCCCGCACCGGTGATCCAGGGGATTAGCCGTTATTTGAATAGTTTATCGTAA
- the dinB gene encoding DNA polymerase IV — translation MKKIIHIDMDAFYASVEQRDFPEMRGKPVVVGGSPHSRGVVCAASYEARKFGVRSAIPCFQAYKLCPDAIFTPPRFEVYKSISKEIRSIFLEYTDLVEPLSLDEAYLDVTSNKLQIPLASTIAKEIRKKIFDRTGLTCSAGVAQNKFLAKMASEKNKPNGLYVVLPGEEEKFLDDIPLYSFFGIGKKTYERLSQLGYTKGSELRKAEESFLVGEFGKMGAVFYRMARGLDDREVIPFRDPKSIGVETTFSHDSEDFAYLLLTLENLSKELELRMGRKNKQGKTLTLKIKFEDFTVKQKSISSESVFYLADNLFQQSSNLLANVWKENTEPMKKIRLLGISVTNFSSDSKNEDQPSLFG, via the coding sequence ATGAAAAAGATCATCCACATTGATATGGACGCATTTTATGCATCTGTAGAACAAAGAGATTTTCCCGAAATGCGTGGGAAACCTGTCGTTGTGGGTGGTTCTCCGCATTCAAGGGGAGTGGTATGTGCGGCAAGTTACGAGGCTAGGAAGTTTGGTGTTCGCTCTGCTATCCCTTGTTTTCAGGCTTACAAACTTTGTCCAGATGCCATTTTTACTCCACCAAGATTTGAAGTGTATAAATCAATCTCCAAAGAAATTCGTTCTATATTTTTGGAATATACCGACTTAGTGGAACCCTTGTCATTGGATGAGGCTTATTTAGATGTCACATCCAACAAATTACAAATTCCTCTAGCAAGTACGATCGCAAAAGAAATTCGGAAAAAAATATTTGATCGAACGGGACTTACTTGTTCTGCGGGTGTTGCTCAAAATAAATTTTTAGCAAAAATGGCATCGGAAAAAAATAAACCTAACGGTCTATATGTGGTTCTTCCGGGAGAAGAAGAAAAATTTTTAGATGACATCCCGTTGTATAGTTTTTTTGGAATTGGGAAAAAAACTTACGAACGCCTTTCGCAATTAGGATATACCAAAGGATCAGAATTACGAAAGGCGGAAGAGTCTTTTTTAGTTGGGGAATTTGGAAAAATGGGTGCCGTGTTTTATCGGATGGCAAGGGGGCTCGACGATCGGGAAGTCATTCCTTTTAGAGATCCCAAATCGATTGGGGTCGAGACAACTTTTTCGCACGACTCAGAAGATTTTGCTTATTTGTTACTCACATTAGAGAATTTATCTAAAGAATTAGAATTGAGAATGGGTAGGAAAAATAAACAAGGAAAAACACTGACTTTAAAAATCAAATTTGAAGATTTCACTGTGAAACAAAAATCTATTTCTTCCGAATCTGTTTTCTACTTGGCAGACAACCTTTTCCAACAATCCTCGAATCTGTTGGCAAATGTTTGGAAGGAAAACACAGAACCAATGAAGAAAATAAGGCTTTTAGGAATTTCTGTGACGAACTTTTCTTCCGATTCAAAAAATGAGGACCAACCTTCACTTTTCGGTTAA
- a CDS encoding PP2C family protein-serine/threonine phosphatase yields MNTKQAPKILVVDDNETNIEIITHILLGQGYEVAVAYDGEYALELAEALDFDLILLDILLPGISGLDVAKRLLVMDRSKNTPILFLSALNETSDIVKGLETGAVDYITKPFQESEILARIRTHIKIKTLEKERIDLLQAIQKDLELAKSNQENLVTFQFPPSPLYQIYTSYKPMELVGGDLITYDLLPSGDLDILFGDVTGHGIAAAMVSLMAIITFKTMDKSFLSPSESLYWIHSTLTPLISTHFISAIYLRYKAEENLLSYSMAGHHHMFLIRENKIIKLGTKGFCLMMFPDQLNAENEDIFLNSGDRLFLFSDGMFEVPNEKEEYLGDQKFAEIIETRIHLPSKEFLESIQDEVLVYSGGKVADDMTMLLLEIK; encoded by the coding sequence GTGAACACAAAACAAGCACCGAAAATTTTGGTGGTCGATGATAACGAAACCAATATTGAGATTATCACTCATATTTTACTTGGCCAAGGATATGAGGTGGCGGTTGCTTACGATGGTGAATATGCTTTAGAATTGGCGGAGGCACTTGACTTTGACTTAATTTTATTGGATATTCTACTTCCAGGGATCAGTGGGCTTGATGTTGCCAAACGTTTACTTGTAATGGATAGGTCAAAAAACACCCCCATTCTTTTTTTATCTGCATTGAATGAAACAAGCGATATAGTCAAAGGATTAGAAACAGGAGCTGTTGATTACATTACAAAACCATTCCAAGAATCCGAAATTCTAGCAAGGATCAGAACTCATATCAAAATCAAAACGCTAGAAAAAGAAAGAATCGATCTTTTACAAGCCATTCAAAAAGACCTGGAACTTGCAAAATCAAACCAAGAAAATTTAGTCACCTTCCAATTCCCACCTTCCCCACTTTATCAAATTTATACATCTTATAAGCCTATGGAATTAGTCGGTGGAGATTTGATCACCTACGATTTGTTACCTTCCGGCGATTTAGACATTTTATTTGGAGATGTAACTGGTCATGGGATTGCGGCTGCTATGGTTTCTCTTATGGCTATTATTACTTTCAAAACAATGGATAAATCTTTTTTATCACCGAGTGAAAGTTTATATTGGATTCATAGTACACTAACACCTCTCATCAGCACTCATTTTATTAGCGCAATCTATTTACGTTACAAAGCGGAAGAAAATCTTTTGTCCTATTCCATGGCTGGCCACCATCATATGTTTTTGATTCGTGAAAATAAAATCATCAAACTTGGAACAAAGGGATTTTGCCTTATGATGTTTCCTGATCAACTCAATGCGGAAAACGAAGATATTTTTCTAAATTCGGGAGACAGATTGTTTTTATTTTCTGACGGTATGTTTGAAGTTCCTAATGAAAAAGAAGAATACTTAGGAGACCAAAAATTCGCAGAAATAATCGAAACAAGAATTCATCTTCCTTCAAAAGAATTTCTGGAATCCATTCAAGATGAAGTTTTGGTTTATTCTGGTGGGAAAGTAGCAGACGACATGACAATGTTGCTTTTGGAAATCAAATGA